The genomic window CTTTGGGTCTGAGTCATTCACACCAATGGGACTGTTACACAGAAACGTCTTCTGAGTTAATTCAACTATGACAGAGTTCATATGAACGTAAAGCTGATCaaatcagtgtaaaatgtactctatcagtgCTGGTTTGTTGTTGATCAGTTTGCTGCGTAGAAGTATAAAGGGGGAAAAGGTACATCATTCATCAGCCGTTTATAGGCCCAGGCTGTGAGTCTTACCTGTTTAAGACtgcttgtgtatttttgtaatacCTTTAccttcattttgcattttgtttctgaattagTTCAGTTCtgacacacatttcaaaacatgaGTATCCCCTCATGACAAGGTAAATTGTGCAAAATGGAATGACATTAATTCACCAGAATTACATCAAACTGTTTCTGATGTAAAAAGGAAATCAATCCAGCCAATatggtatgcgtgtgtgtgggcgtgtgaatgcgtgtgtgtgcgtgtgtgtatgtgtgtgtgcatgcgtgcgtgtatgtgtgtgcgtgtgcgtgtgcatgcacaaacagtTCAGTAGGACAGAGCAGGCCCACTGGCTCTGCAACTGCAGCATTAGTGGGTCAGTGTGCCATCATCTCATTCATCAGTACTgcacttctctccctctctcttttctcactccctcccacATGTTCCTTTGTGATTTCAAACAGAGAGCCTATGAGGCCTGAATGAGAGGGAGGGCTGATGGACAGGATCCCTACCTGTTCACTCATCCAGGTGGGGTTCTCGCAGAAAGCACACTCATAAAACACATCTAATGGACATATTATGAACGACAattagaaatacaaatattgaTTCTGCCAAATAACTTCCAcgcaaagcaaaaacagaccGGTATGGCTGTAACATGTATGAGCCACCATTTCCTAGCCCCTAGCAGTGCCACATAACGGGGTGGGATCTGCCCTCCTGTACAACCCCTCCCCCTAGTGAGTAAGGGGACGGCGTCTGAGGCTAAATGGTGAGGTACTGGGAAAATTCCTTCTGACATATGAGCATGACAATGACCTTATTACAACAACAATAGATGCAAATGAGAAAGCATTAAGGCAAATTTACATACAATCTGACATGTTGGAATGCACGATAACAGGCTATTTTTAAACCTAGGGCAGAGGCAGAGGTGGGGGAAGGGAGTAGCGGGGGAGGACAGGCTTGTCTGGCATCCTTTCAAGACACAAGGACCTGTTGTGTAATGCTAATAAGAAAACAGGTTTTGGGGGAAACTATATCTAAGATGCCCATGTCCTAACAATACCCTCTAGCACTGTTACATGTGCATATGCTGGGAATTTCCTTCAAGTCTGCTTGGTCTTAAAGTTTTTTCCTCACACCCACTTTGCAGAGGGCACTGATTTTCTATATAGTGTAAATCACATCAAACATGTAGTGGGCATGTAGTgaatatgtacacatttttctattttttttcccctcagtctGGAATTTACTAATTTGCCTTATGAGTTACTGCTGTgccacctgcacccacacatgTAACGCTGCAGCTGAAGCACGTGCACTCCTCCAACGCACCTCCCAGCAAACCAATGACTGCTTTTTTCACACAGGCTACATAATACTACAGAAGAGGcacaaccaatcagaggaaATATGGATTCCTCACTGATGATAACTGTTGGTGCCCAGTAAATTGTGGGAAAGAACTTGTGGAGCAATAACCTAAGCAGCTCTGGGTGATGTGAATTcagcatttgcattttgctTCAGCTAAATCCAGCTTCAGCTGGATTTACAGGTGGGACACTTCCCTTGAACAAATGAGAGGAACCTGAATTTAATAAGTTTTAACCAGTTAATATGCAGATGTCTAAATGGGTAGAATGTAATATGTGAACCACTGCATTCTCTCTGGATGAATGCCTGAGTCCAGAAGTACATTAGTTCATTCTGCTACAGGGCTTTGATCAGAGTTTTGGTTTCCTAACTGAAGTAGTCAGTCGAATCGATTGCAGAAGTCTGTTAGAGGAACCCTCGTATTACTCTTACAGATGGTTTTTCTTTCATCAAACCCAGGTCGTGTGTTAAAAGTGCAACGGGCAGAAGGGCTCTCACTTCCTCCCATCGCAAGTGCGCGTGATTATTGTGCCCGACGAGTGGCGAGCCAGCCCACACCAagagcaaaaatacaaaaataaccacTTCCCCTTTCTGGAAAGAAAAGCTCAGTTTGACGTGTCTTCTCTTTCCCCTTTGCCCTGTCTGAACCCAGGAGACGGGGACTCAGggcagcactgagagagagagagagagagagagagagagagagagagagagagagagagagagagagagagcacccacTGTGCACTTGCAAAAGGTTGTCACTTGTGAACAGGGCAGAGCAAAGGCTTCCTGATGCCCAAAACTAACCTCACCCACCAGCTGCCTGTATACCTGCTGGGTACAGGCAGTCACTTGGACCAGGATGTTGCTTTAAGCAAGCAAATTGACCACTATTAATAAAGAAGCTTCAAAGTAAGCAAGCCTATTGATTTCCATCACCATCAAAAAGGAAATGCTTTGTTTTCGCtgtctaaagccgcgtttccaccgcaggaactataccccggaactaggaaccttttgaggaactcagtgcgtttccaccgcaggaactagggtctaaatttagttctgggggctttgttttaccccccaaaacgttcctgcttggggggtagtactttccgaaagtacaggaaccttttgggtggagcttgcagcgctgaacatttctgattggtcgagtactcgcagcctttgtgttgtatttattttccgccattacccgccatgtttgaaaatatgcagcggcaaaccaactatttattttcataataacttcaaatcaaacttgtatgttatgcggcgcagtagcctagttttggttatagcctgccaacgtcttataacgtgtgctcttctgttcttttcttgctttagtattcgttttataaaatgctaagcattcgtgctgggacagcatattacgtaggctaccaaaacattaaaacggattaattcggttgctgaatattttcttccggattttctttgttagcccgttgtaattgactcaaaacgtttgatacagatgagaggtatgcggtagttctgcgtaattaacattggtgatacagtacaagcaaactggaaatcaccttccgcactttttgtccgggtaaaataacaggttaattctagtaatcttccctttagctttttcagactgccgtaattttactcaattttactgccatttttcaattccacgaaaagaccaggaagactatggactaatttatagtgcatggttcgcatctggagggcacacttcgctgctcggctagcagtaacttcgaaggaaagccaacggtggctgtaccactactatttacattttcacgcaagtccgagttttcgttctattcttgtcattttgcgattagcctatatggaattgacgacgagaaaataatcaaacagcaaattgtttacaacgtgtgcatgttttctgctgttgttgccagttatacagacacggatgtcaagacatgaaagcgaatgttcgcataaaaacataatgaatgtgtttgagacgatatatgaaaatcaataaatacaaaagtaaccatatatggtcattgttggtaacccgttgtatataagtggaataaacccctccgggctgtcccggttattagaaaataataatgtaggctacttcggtggtagtatggggttacagaagaaatcatatgacagatggaccgacgacaactttttcatacgtcagtgggctaatttgcctaatcttcgcggtactttagaccccggtggaaacgcagacaaccattggctgaaggaaccttttagttcctggtaaagtagttcctgggactgaaagttccgggtaattttggtggaaacgcggcttaagattTCAGTTCCTTAACTTACTTGCTTATCCTTTTTGACAGGGTTGGAGTTTCCAGTTCATACACACATAAGATTGTCACTCTACTTGTAAGTGAGGGCCTGTAAGCATTAATCTTTCCCTAACATAACATGGCAGAAACAGAGGATGTGTAGCACAGTGACATGGCAATATAATGTTTCTCCAATAAAAGCagtgaatggagtgtgtggGATCACTACTCCAGCTGATCAAATGTAATATGCAGTGCATTCCTTATTCAAAAAGAACAGATTTTTCTATTGGAACAGGATTGGATTTTTGCAGGAAGCAAGGGAGTAATGCATTGTTCCAAAGACAAACCAGTGAAGGGTATAATTCTGAGGCTTCTGAGCCATAAACCTGAGTCTTATGCTTTCAATCCATTGTGAGAAATGTGTGCAGCTCCATCTTTAATGTGTAGTTGACCTACAGGAACATACACACCATTAAAAATTTTACATGTGGTAAAACctatgcattaaaataaaaaaaataaaaactaggaCATGGAAATAGTGTAAGAGTGACTGAAGCATGGGTAGCTACAAATAATTGATTGTGATACACATTAACAATATGCTCTTATCCTAAATGGCTTGTACACAGAATAGTTTTACATTAAATCCATAAAGCGGGATATTTCTACAAAAGCAATGCCATTTAAGAACCTTGCTCAAATATACACTGGTAATGCCCCAGCTGGGAAGTAAACATGTACCCTTTTGTATTAGAAGCCCAGTTTCCCAatgttatactacactgccacctatgcatatactgtatacaccaTAGAAAGTGTGTTTTCACATATAGTATTTTGAGagatctgtgtgtctgtttccaagactgagagacagaattGATCATGGATTCAAGTGCAACATGGGAAACGATGGTTTCTCGCGATAACCTGGTGCTAAAATGAACAATGCAGACATGGGGAAATATTTCCCCTTTCTCATACAAACgactgtgcatgtgcacatgcgtgtaCGTGTGGGCTGTGAAAGGAACAACTGTCTGCAGCTGGCAGGCACAGCCGCGTTTTTTTCCTCTCCGCAGCTGAGAGAAGACTGCTGGCCTAGTTAAGACTGGTCTCAGGCACTAAGCGCGCTCGATAAGTAATGCTGAATTTCAGCATCAAACAGCATCCACCACAATCCCTACCACTTCTGCCCCAGGCCAGGGCTCACAGCTGAAAAGCAACAGAGAGGACCTGGTGTCAATGCACATTTATTCTTGTAATTGTGAAAATCTTCATCCAAAAACCTTGCCCTTTCCCAGAATTCAAACGTTCAGCTGTATTTAATCTTGAACTGTAACAATGTGAAACTAGAGCTTTATTTTACCTGACATATACACAGGTAATAAACCTGACATGATTTGCCCTCCACCACCATCACTGCATATAGAGTATCCATGTCGATATGATCCACATGATCTAAGGATTCAATTTAAGTGGAATGTTTCTATATAATTGAAAACATGCCAATGACATATGAGAACccaattaaaaggaaaataactattcatgttttcaattttatatttagaaatatttagtGTTTAAgcttcagttaaaaataaacaaaatctgaTAGCCtctaaattagatttttttaaataaataaaaaatcactaGTATATCACAGAGGTATGGAACTTATGAAACACACATATGCCGTTTATAACAACAAAACTAGTCCTTACTTACTTCGGCCCACCAAATTAGATTATTTCCCTACATCAGCCTTTAGAAAAAtatgataatttattttaatcgTTTAACCATTGTAAGAAAGTTGCATgttgtgtacatttattttccctcttaGAAACCTGTCCTGGGCCATGCCATATGTATCTCTGTGTTACTTTGAGGGAAGCTGCCTTTAATCAAGAGGTAATCATTAGAATTGGTTGGGTGATTATAACTGTATACGCTTTGTGAAGTGACCAGTACACATTAAATCATGCAACCCCAACAATGCCGGTTGTTCAGTTTTGacgatgagagagaggaggcgctGAGAGAAAACGCAGTTGTGGTGACAAGGCTGCGCTGAAAGGGAGCCACCCGTTACAACATAGCTTCGTTATGAGCCGTGCTACACAGAGCCCCATCTGCAGCGCTATCGCAACTGACATTTATAAAGGAAGTAGAGGAGTTTGGAGCATGAATAATGTCACCTTGAAGAAAGTGTTGAGCATGACTGTCAAATGAATTTGAGTTTCCTCCAGGGTCTGCTTCCTTTTCGGCAGTCAATCATGCATACTGAATTTGAACAACACCAACACAACAACATTGGAAGAGATTTTAATGGCATCTTCCAGCTTGTGTAAACATGACAAATGTGCCCCATGCTTACACACCCTTCTCCTCACGTTGCTATGATGTAAATATATAGCATGCTATGttgtatgcatttataaattAAGGAACCGTCTCCTAAGTTCTGAATTttaaacaattcattttaaattgaatttgttaAAACCAGGACTTCATGCAGATATAGAGTGCATTCTTGCTTAACATATGTAAAACAACACAGGATGGGCTATTTGTTCTAGCCGCGATAGTAAACACGCATTTTGTGCatgctttaaatgtatttgttttgaaggAAATGAAAGTGTACCAACAGAAACATCTAGATTCATTTACAATTCCACCACAGATGTGTTACACAATTCTTCCTTGTCACTTTCCCACTTACTCTCCACTTCACTAGCACTTACTCTTACTATTTCACCCTTTCACTTGCTCTTACCtatctctttcattctctctcatcTGCCCTCCCCCTGGCGTGTGATGCTCATCAGCTGGCTGACTGAAAACAGAACAATAGGGCCTTTTGAGGATGTAAATCTTGCCCCGTGTTTGGGCATGAAATCTGGGAAGCCAAACAAAAAGAACCATTGActcccagaagaaaaaaaagaagagtaaGATAAGAAACCCTGTGTTGAACGCTACTGAAATTAgtccaccccaccacagccagAGGGAATTAGGACTCTCAGTGGCCTAGCCTTCCTTCAAGCACTTCAAcaatatcccagaatgcactgctgtaCCTCCTCATATCTTGGGAGCTGAAATCGGAAACACACTGATTCCCAGTGACAAATGTTGTACCCGCTTGCACATCTGCGACAAACACAGGCTGAAATTATCAAaagtattacatttattatgattGGAGGGGTCAAAAAAGTCACTTTAGCACAGCCCTTGGTGTAAATTTGATTTGTTCACAATGCATCCAGATTTTTTGCTCAAAAGCATATCATACCGTTCAAGCCACAAATGATCACATCCACTCTCATGCAAATCCTGACTGTCACGGTCTTTTCTCTCCAAATATCAAGggattttgaatgaattaataaataaacaaacaaataattaatatgaaaaaagtgATACTCTTTGTGAAGGACTGGGGTTACTTGTGTTTCACTGAGTGACATCCTGACAAAGAAAGCCTGTGTCTATAAACTGGAGGAAAAAACAGCACTTGACGCATTCAAGATGAGAATGATGTGTGTGGGCTCGTCATCGAAAAATAAACCACATCACAAAGGCACTGAAGAAttccggggtgggggggggggtattttcaAATCTGGCTATTTTCAAACACCCTTTCAGCATTCCCTCACTAACAAGAGAGCAGGAATGTTTAACCCCTAAGGTTATTCCATTCttggaaacagacacacataaatgaCGGGAATAAGTCTTTggtatcatttgcatgccacgCATTCCTCAATAAGACAGTAGGGACTTTATGCCATTCAAGAAGTCCATGGAAACTAGTTTATATATAGGGCTACATAAAAGCTTGTTCTCATTTCTCACAGTGAAAGTGGGACCTTGAAGTGCACATTTAACAAGTGGAAACCAGGGCTATTAAAGTCATTTAAGTGAAGTCCAGTAGTAAAAATaagcagaggaagaggaccATATGTCTAGGGATACCATTTCTTCACTAACAAGGTGGAGTATTAATGACCACTGCAGGCTATTTCTCCATAGGACATCAAGAGGCAGGACTATACTGTAAAACCAGTTGGGAGGTGCCTTGAAACATACCATAGCAATTTAATGAAGATGTGAAATGATAGTCACTAGGTGGGTGTGACAATAGGAGTGTGGGCGGTGGGGTGGAATGAGCCGTCAGGCAGGACTGGCCAAAGCTCAGTAGGACAGTATCACTGGGTGTAAAACAGCAAACAGGACCACTGGGAAAGACCTTTCACAAATACTTTAGTTACTGTCCTCATAGCAGTCCCGATACCATGCTAATTAGACGAGAAGAAAGCACGTTTACTGGAACAGCACATTTACTACGAAATAAACGTAACTGTGATAGATGCAGGCTACATTAAACACACTTGCGTGAATTAACAGACGCAATCTGTCTAATCTGAGAAAAGGGAGCGAATCACATTCGAAATGCATGAAATACAATGAATCTCAATCCACACACATGACTGAAGCATTCAAGAAGCCAAGAAGGATTAGATTGTGTACAATATACAACAAAACTGCTTTGATTTACCACTATCAagtttttatccttttttttaatgaatgagaACATCCTGAACTGCTTTGCCATATTCAGTcattctgtatttaaaataagcacTGTTCGTTGGCTAACCGTGTTCACATTCCTGCCTTGTAAACTGTAAAAGTGTAAACTTTGTAAAGTGTCATGCTCCAAAAACGTCTCTGCTAGAAGGCTGTGTGcatatacaaattatacatCACTACTATGAAGTACGTCTTGCAGATGATTTTTATAATGTTAAGTGGTTTCCATCTTGCAGTTTTCTTTCTCCAATGTGAATATATTTGGCATACTCAATCTACACTGGCGCATAAATATTTTCTTACCAACCAGAGCGAACAACGCATCCAAAGCTGCCCATACTTCGTACGACTGGGTATTACGTGCCTTGCTGTTGCAACACACCATTAAACTCAATGTGTGGCCATTCTGTGCTTAAATTAATGCAAGCAATTATCCATCAACAGTTGCGTTACTGCCCATGGGTCAGACCATTATTAACTTGTTGAAATTGAACGCATGGCAGCGCAGCGGTTGACGTTCCTTTTTCAGCCCTAAGACGCTGTTTTTTTACAGCCTAAGTGTATTTTCTTCTATATTGTTAAATCTATCGTGCTTCGTCTTGAATTCGTTGATTTTTGTCCGAAAGATCCCTACAACAACTTCAAGCACCAAAGTTACCAGGCTATCTCCGTTAGCCATTTAGCTATTACTAGCACTACTCAAAGCAAAGAGAAGCCTTCAGTAGTCGATGGTGTCCCAGCCCGCCGTTTTCGATTGGGTATTGCTTTGTTATGACGTCCATGGGTGGAGTCTAGGGTTATTTTTCAAGCACTGTTGTAGAAAATATAATTGTATAGAGCGTCTAGTGTCCGTGGTGTGAGCGCGGGGACTTTAGGATCGCAAGCTTGGACAAACTACAATTTTTCGACTCAaggtttaaagaaaaataaaaaccaaggcTTTTTCTGATTCCACATTTGGATGCACATAACCCTCCACGGGCTGGATTTAATAGAAATTAGCTTTtgagattttttgttttgttatctacaggcacaataaaataaaatgggatCCCAAGTGTCTAAGGGAGGAGTGGCTGTGGATGGAAAAGCCGCCGTTGCTGATCCGGCTGCAGTTAAAACCAATGGCCAGGTAGGCACCCACACGCGTTTGCATTGCACATCCAGAAATAACGCCAACGTTACTGACAGTTTTTGGTAACCGATCTTACCTATGCAACGTTAGTGTTATTATCTTACCCACAACATGCTGATGAGCTAGTTAGGGCTGAAAAACGTTGCCATGGAAATTAGCTGAAATTATAATtaattgtgtgttgtgtgaaagGTCAAGGTTCTGAGGCAAAAGATGGTAACAATAccgttttttgttatttatttgactaAACGTTATAGTATCGTTAGTGAATGATATGTATGGTGGCTGAATGGCTTAGGGGAAATCAGATGAGGGGTCGTAGCGTTAACTTGAGCATCAGGTAGCCTATAATTAGCTAGTTACCCTAACTATCTTGCTCGTATTGCTTAAAAAGAGTCGTATTCGATGTAACGTAACTTTAATTTTATACGACTTTGTCACAAGTTGCAACTTAATACCCAACTTAGTGTTTAAAATATAGGGAATTAATTAATACAGTAACGTACACAAAATATTATCTAAATGTATGCAAAAGTTATATTATCGATATATGACACGTTACACGAACCAGGAAAGCAGAGGAACTTGCTATCTACCTGTAACGTCTtcagtgaaaaaatgaacatcgggatcagctaacgttagccgaCTAccacccctttcccactgcgAATTTTAGCTAGAAATAATTCTTCCAAAGCCATTTAGAGTTTATCTCCATTTATGCATTTCTTAAGGTTGTCGCAATTTTACTGCCTATCAGTTGATGAACATTTTAGCTATGCCGAAGGTCCCACCTGCAGAATGTATTTAAGATGGCTAGCGTTTGCTGGATTGCTAACGTTGATAATCTGACTGCCCCCCTAAAACTGCATGTGGTCATGCCAGAATAGACTACATTTCATGAAATTATATTATACACTGGCCACTCTGTGTAGAAACTCGATGACTTTCATTCATGGTGAATTAAAAATAAGCGTGGCTGGCTGGCGAGCATTAAAGATTGCTATGACTCGGGGGAGCAACGCTATTTTCGCTCTTTTGTCTGAATATGCTGCCGCCGATGTGGTTCGCGCTAGATCTCTGGAACTTGACAGACCCCTTACGGTTCTATATGAAACTGCAAGGCGTCGCCTGCCAGCGTTTCGATATGCGCTTAGTAAGCCTGCCAAAACATATTATTAAACCGCAGAATAAACTCGACATTAGGAGCAATTCATTCTAATATTGTGTTCGTGACAGTTTTCTCTAATttctctcaaaaacaaaatgttattttctgaatatAAGTATAGGCATGTTTTTCATGTAATTCTGTGTTGTTCACAAAGCAGGCGGTACTGATTATTTTTCTGCTCCCTTCCCTCCCACTCTCGCTATAGGAGAACGGTCATGTCAAGACAAATGGGGATGTGTCTGCTAAACCTGATGGGGACGCAGCAGCTAGCAATGGCTCTGCAGAGGCAACGAAGGAGCCGGCTGCTGGGGATGCCATTGAGCCAGCACCTGTCACCGAGGGCGAGGCCGCCAAGCCCGAGGGCGAGGCCGCCAAGGAGGCacccaagaagaagaagaagaagttctCTCTGAAGAACTCCTTTAAGTTCAAGGGGATCTCGCTGAAAAAGTCAAAGAAGAGCAGCGGAGAGGTCAAGGAGGAGGTGGctgaggagaagcaggaggCCAATGGTGCTGCGGCTGAGTCCGCGGcagagaaggtggaggaggcTGCGCCTGCGGAGGAAACCAAGGGAGAAGAACCTCCCAAGGCTGAGGAGACCCCCGCCAAGGCAGAGGAGGCACAGGCCACCGCAACGGCCAAGGCAGAAGAGGCCGCAGCCGCTGAGCCTGCAAAACCTGCAGAGGACACCAGCT from Anguilla anguilla isolate fAngAng1 chromosome 8, fAngAng1.pri, whole genome shotgun sequence includes these protein-coding regions:
- the marcksl1b gene encoding MARCKS-related protein 1-B codes for the protein MGSQVSKGGVAVDGKAAVADPAAVKTNGQENGHVKTNGDVSAKPDGDAAASNGSAEATKEPAAGDAIEPAPVTEGEAAKPEGEAAKEAPKKKKKKFSLKNSFKFKGISLKKSKKSSGEVKEEVAEEKQEANGAAAESAAEKVEEAAPAEETKGEEPPKAEETPAKAEEAQATATAKAEEAAAAEPAKPAEDTSSTPAAPSAQE